CTTAATACAGGTCCCATAGAGATGTTCATCGCGGCTCAGACTGAGGCTTTGAAAAGGTGTGATGCACAGGGCCTGCGCATTGTCTGCTGTCTTGATGATGAACAGACCGCCCTGGAACAGGAAGACTTTGAACGCAGCTGGATAAATTATCTCAGACTTATGAATATTTTTCAGTTTCTGCCGGGATCTTTTTTTGTAACCAGAACAGGATTGCGGCAGGGAATGTACCTGAACCTGAAAACCCAGGACCCAGAATCAGATCCATTGGTTATTCATACTGCAGGTCCTGATGACAAAGATCATGCCTGGCAGGAAGTATTTGAACTTGCCGATCCAGCAGGGCACAAACTTTTGCGTGATTTGCGCAGCAAAAAGATTACACCGCCTGATGTGGGATTTGAACTGGTTGTAAATAATTCTGTTGCAGCTCAGGCTGAGTTTGCCTGGCCCAAGGACAAGTCAGCTTACTTTTTTAAAACACAACAATCAGACGCTGCTTTTTTCCAGGAAAATGGATGGCAGGTACATATTATTGAATAAGCACAACGTATCTGTTCACCACATTTTTCTACACTCAGATGAAGCCTGCACTCTGATTTGTTTTCGCCATTGCTGCTTGTTTGACCAGCCCTGAGCCCGTTAGTCAAAACCATGGACAGGTAAGACCTCTATGCTGCTTGAAAGAATTAATGGTTTTGACTTACGGGCTCATGCTGGGAGTTTGCAGCAACAGAAAACAAATCAGGGTGCAGGCTGGACTTACAGCTTGGTGAATATTTACAACACATCAACAATTGTGGAGCATTGACATGGTCATTCCTCAACCCGCGGTTGCAATATCCAGCGATTTTTTTACTGCATTTTCAAAGGTGCCCAAAAATGTCCAGTCCAAGGCGGTAAGCTTTCTGTCCAAATTTCGCCAGGACCCCACCAGCCCCGGCATCAACTACGAAAAGATCCATCATGCTGCACATCCGGGTTTCCGTTCGGTGCGAATTGGTGACGACTACCGGGGTATTGTCCTGAAACCTGACCAGGACAATGTTTATGTTTTGCTCTGGATCGACAGTCATGACAAGGCATATGACTGGGCCAGGCGTAAAAAATGCGCTGTGCATCCTGAGACAGGAAGTCTGCAGGTTTATGAGTCACAGGATTCTGATGAAGGTTTGAGTCAGGAGGACAAAAACAGTGATTTTGATTTACCGGGGTTGTTTGATGATATTCATGACCGGCATCTCCTCCAGTTGGGTATTCCCCAGGATTTATTGCCTGGTGTGCGCCGGATCAAAAATATACAGGAACTCGAAGCCATGCTGGAAAAATTTCCTCAGGAAGCATATGAGGCTCTTTTTTTCCTGGCAGAAGGTTTTACATTGCAGGAAGTTATTGAAGAAATGGACAGGGGTGAAAAGCACGAAGAAATTGATACCAAAGATATCCGTTCCGCCCTTGACAAGCCTGATTCCAGGCAGCGTTTTCATGTAGTCACCGACGACCTGGAGCTTCAGGCAATGCTCCATGCTCCCCTGGAAAAATGGAGGGTCTTTCTGCATCCCAACCAGAGAAAAATTGTGGAACGAAAGTGGAATGGGCCTGTTCGCGTACTGGGTGAAGCCGGAACCGGCAAAACCGTGGCTGCACTGCACAGGGCCAGATGGCTGGTCCGCAAAGTTTTTACAGCTGAACAGGACTGGATATTACTGACTACCTATACAACAAATCTTGCCGCTGATATCCGGGAAAACCTCAAGTCCATATGTACACCCCAAGAGCAGTCCAGAATAGAAGTGATCAATATGGACAAATGGGTGATGAATTTTTTGAAGCGTAGCGGTTACCCTTCTACAATCGTATATTCCGGGAAAACAGATCCCCTGTGGAAGGAAGCCATGGCTGCCGCCCCTGAAGAGCCCCCCCTTACTGAAGCATTTTACCGGGAAGAATGGAAAAGCGTTCTGCAACCTCAGGGAGTAACCACCTTTGCCGATTATTGCCGTGTATCCCGCAAAGGACGGGGAGTACCCCTGAATCGCAAATCCAGAAAGGCCATCTGGCCTGTATTTGAGGAGTACAGACTGTTGCTCAATGAAAGAGGGTGGCGTGAAGTTGATGACGCTTTCCGTGATGCCCGGGATATTATTCAAGCTCAGCAATTAACCCTGCCGTATAAGGCCATCATTGTTGATGAAGCCCAGGACATGGGCTCTCAGGCTTTCAGTCTCTTAAGACATATGGTCCCTGAAGGACCCAATGACATCTTTATTGTCGGTGACGGGCATCAGCGGATTTACAGACATAAGGTTGTCCTGGGGCAATGCGGAATAAAAATTATCGGCAGGAGCAAGAAGCTGCGCATCAACTACCGGACCACAGAGGAAACCAGACGCTGGGCCACAAGCATTTTGAAAAACATGGCCATTGATGATTTGGATGAGGGCCTGGATCATCAGAGAGGAACAACTTCACTCATGAGAGGCCTGGAACCGAAACTCTGTCATTTCAACTCTTTTGAAGAGGAATGCCAGTATCTGCTCGAACTAATCAGATCGAAAGAAAAAGATGGCACTTTGGACTCAACCTGTCTGATCGTCAGGACCAACAATATTCTCCAGAGGTATATGAAAATAATCCAGGATAGCAACATCCCTGTCTATCCCATTAAGCGAAGCGCGTCAGAGGATAGAAATGCCACCGGCCTGAGAATAGCCACAATGCACCGGATCAAGGGGCTGGAGTTTAATACCATTATCATTGCCGGAGCCAATCAGGGTATTTTGCCGCTGCATCAGTCTCTTTACTCAACCGACGATCCAGCCGAGCGAGACGATCTTGAATTTCGAGAAAGGGCCTTGTTTTATGTAGCGGCAACAAGGGCCATGCAGGAAGTGGTGGTTACAAGCTATGGCCGGAAAAGTGAGTTTCTGGAGGAAGTGGAAATCGCTAATTGATGCGGTGGAGCCGGAATATTCTCGCACATGACGGTAAAATATCGCATGAGGTGGCAAAAGAACTGGCAGAAAGCAAGTATGAGAAGTTTCACATACAACGCCTCTCTAATTCGGCAAAATCACTCAGCGATTTCGACAAGTTTCTCCTGTAAGTTCGCGCAAATGTCTTCTGGCTACTTCCAGCCCCTGTATTCCTCTAATTGTTGCCCTGTATAGTTTTCTCCATGTCCTGCCGTCCCTGACCTTTCTGGAGGTCAGATAGCCTTTTCTTTCCATGGCGTGCAGCATGGGATAGAGGGTTCCAGGACTTAAGCTGTATCCGTGGCTGGCAAGTTCATCAATCATCCATTGTCCGTAAATTTCATGCTCTGCTGCGTGATGCAGGACATGGAGACGTACCAGTCCGGATAACAGATCGTGATATTCCATTGAAGATGCCTCATGTTATTAAAATTAATGGTAACTGTTCAACAAAATCCAATAAGAAGGCCGGGCCCCCGGATCAAAGCCTGTCCCGGGCCCTGATCCGGGATCAGAGGTGACAGTTAAATCAGGCCCTTGCCCTTTTGAGTCATTCCAGCGAAAGCCGGAATCCAGGGTATTTTAATAGCCATATAGCAAATATTCTGAACAGTTCAGATAATGTTCATATGATCCCTAATATCAAGCCTGTGGCGATGAAAAACAATAACCCTGCCACAATCAGCTGAACAGAGCGAAGGGTGATTTTTTTCAAAAGCCTCCTGCCCGCAAACGCTCCCACAAAAGCTGCCAGGGAAGCAATGGCAATGAGAGACAGGTTGTCTCTGACTTCCTGACTCCAGAGCAAGCCTGAATACGCAGCGATTCTTGAAATATCAACAATAACCGCTATAACCACGCCAGTGCCTACAAATGCTTCCTTGCTCAGGCCGGATTTTATGAGAAAAGCACTGCGAAATGCGCCCTGATGTCCGGAAAGCCCTCCGAAAAACCCGCTTAATAGACCTCCCAGGGGCAAATATTTGGGATCTATGGCTATTTTTTTCAGGGGAGTCAGGAGTTCAAGCCCGGCAAACATGGCCATGAGTATGCCAATGACCAGCTTTATGGGATAAATATTGAACTCGTTTCCCAAAAGGTTGTAGGTTATAAGCGGTGGCATGTCAGCAAGCATAAGGAGCAGGGTCGCACCGGCAAAACTGGTCAGAAGGGCAGGCAGACCAAAGGAGATAACAGCCTTCATATTGGCCTTGTTGCCGATAAGGGCCAGCTTGAAAATGTTATTGAGCAGGTGGACCACAGCAGTCATGGCCACTGCTGCCTGAACAGGGAAAAACAGAGCAAAGGCAGGCAGCAACAGGGTGCCAAGGCCAAATCCTGAAAACAGAGTCAGTCCTGATGCCAGTAAAGCAACGATGCAGATGGTAATGATGTCCATGGTTATTCCTGAGGGGTTAAGTAGAGAATTATTTTGTAGCTATCGTGTTTCGAAATCGTTTTTCGATATAGATGTGAAAATCATACTTGTCAAGTATAGAAGATATCTCAGCACAGTTATGGTTGACATAACTATGACTTCTAATTAAGAATAAACGCAATTACTTAATATTTTATCTAAACAGGAGGCAGGCAATGATTTCCAATGCACAGGAACTTGCTGACTTATTCAAGGTGCTTTCTTCACCGTCAAGGGTTAAGATGCTGGAATTGATTAAAAACAGATCTCTTTGCGTAAGCATTTTGGCCAAAGAGCTGAATATGACTCCGGCTGCAGTTTCCCAGCATATGCGCATATTGAGAAGCGCAAAACTGGCTAAGGGCGAGAAGCGGGGTAATTATGTCCATTATCAGGCAGATAATGAAAAGCTTAAAAAATGGCAGAAAAAGATCCGCCTGTTCTTTGAACCGCCTCTAACCTGAGCGCAATGCGGTTTCACATGGTCCTGGTAGTGAACCTCTGGCTGACGGTCTTGACTTTAGTATCAATATTGATATTGTTTTGCTTATGAATCAAGTGGACAACCTGCTGAAACAGATCAGGCAAAATCCGGCCAACGTTCGCTTTGCTGACTTATGTAAATTATGTGATTATTTTTTTGGAACAGCACGACAATCTGGGAGCAGTCACAGAATTTACAAGACACCTTGGCAAGGCGATCCACGAGTCAATATTCAAAATAACAAGGGAAAAGCTAAAACATATCAGGTCAAACAGGTAATTAAGGCTGTTGAGAGATTGGAGGTTGAAAATGCAACTAAAAAATGACTACTATACATACAGGGTAACCTGGTCTGCAGAAGACAGTGAATATCTTGGTGTTTGTGTTGAATTTCCAAGCCTTAGCTGGCTATCCGCAACTCCTGAAGCAGCGTTAAAAGGCATTAGGCATATCGTAGCTGAGGTCATTGAGGATATGCAGGAAAATGGCGAGGTAATACCCCAACCCATAGCCAAGAAGAACTATAGTGGTAAATTTATGGTGCGAGTTCCTCCTGAAGTCCATAGAAACCTGGCAATTCAAGCGGCAGAGGCAGGGATAAGTATCAACCGGCTGGTAAGCTCGCGTCTTAGTCAGTAGGATAATGCGTATCAGGGAATTTATTGTGTATGGCAATATTTGTCCTAAACTGTAGAGAGTGTTTATCTGTTTATGGAAATATCCATCTTTGTTTATCCAGTTATTTTTCTGGCTTCCTTTGTTTTGTCCATGGCAGGACTGGGGGGCGGGCTGATTTTTGCGCCTTTATTTATTCTTATGGGATTTGGACAGACCCCGGCAGTAGCATCATCTCTTCTGCTCAACGGACTTGGGGCCATGACTGCTTCCTTTGTGTATATTCGAAGCAGGCTTGTGGATTTTTCTCTGTCGGTTCCTTTGATTATATCATCATGTCTGGCAGCCCCTGCAGGGGCCATGACTGCCAGGTGGGTTGACCAGAAATATTTTCTCACAGCCATGTCAATTGTTGTCCTGGGTGCAGGCATCAGAATGCTTATGACCTCACGAATGCAGTTTGGCGATGCAGCCCAGAGGCATGTCTGGTCCTGGTCCAAGCTCATTCAGACAACCTTGCTGGGTCTGGTTATCGGCTTTATGGGCGGGATGCTGGGTATTGGAGGGGGAGTTTTTGTCGTACCGCTTCTTGTCTATCTGCTTCATGTCCATCCTAAAACTGCTGCTGCCACCACAGCCTTTATTGTCTTTTTTTCTTCCTTTGCCGGCTTTTTTACCCATGTGGCCATTGAAGCACTGAACTGGAACTTTCTGATCCTGGCCGGTCTGTTTTCTTCAGCAGGTGGGCTTTTAGGTTCCAGGCTCATGAGTACCAAACTAAGCGGTAACTTTGTAAAAAG
The window above is part of the Desulfonatronovibrio magnus genome. Proteins encoded here:
- a CDS encoding 3'-5' exonuclease, whose product is MVIPQPAVAISSDFFTAFSKVPKNVQSKAVSFLSKFRQDPTSPGINYEKIHHAAHPGFRSVRIGDDYRGIVLKPDQDNVYVLLWIDSHDKAYDWARRKKCAVHPETGSLQVYESQDSDEGLSQEDKNSDFDLPGLFDDIHDRHLLQLGIPQDLLPGVRRIKNIQELEAMLEKFPQEAYEALFFLAEGFTLQEVIEEMDRGEKHEEIDTKDIRSALDKPDSRQRFHVVTDDLELQAMLHAPLEKWRVFLHPNQRKIVERKWNGPVRVLGEAGTGKTVAALHRARWLVRKVFTAEQDWILLTTYTTNLAADIRENLKSICTPQEQSRIEVINMDKWVMNFLKRSGYPSTIVYSGKTDPLWKEAMAAAPEEPPLTEAFYREEWKSVLQPQGVTTFADYCRVSRKGRGVPLNRKSRKAIWPVFEEYRLLLNERGWREVDDAFRDARDIIQAQQLTLPYKAIIVDEAQDMGSQAFSLLRHMVPEGPNDIFIVGDGHQRIYRHKVVLGQCGIKIIGRSKKLRINYRTTEETRRWATSILKNMAIDDLDEGLDHQRGTTSLMRGLEPKLCHFNSFEEECQYLLELIRSKEKDGTLDSTCLIVRTNNILQRYMKIIQDSNIPVYPIKRSASEDRNATGLRIATMHRIKGLEFNTIIIAGANQGILPLHQSLYSTDDPAERDDLEFRERALFYVAATRAMQEVVVTSYGRKSEFLEEVEIAN
- a CDS encoding PadR family transcriptional regulator; the encoded protein is MEYHDLLSGLVRLHVLHHAAEHEIYGQWMIDELASHGYSLSPGTLYPMLHAMERKGYLTSRKVRDGRTWRKLYRATIRGIQGLEVARRHLRELTGETCRNR
- a CDS encoding TSUP family transporter, which gives rise to MDIITICIVALLASGLTLFSGFGLGTLLLPAFALFFPVQAAVAMTAVVHLLNNIFKLALIGNKANMKAVISFGLPALLTSFAGATLLLMLADMPPLITYNLLGNEFNIYPIKLVIGILMAMFAGLELLTPLKKIAIDPKYLPLGGLLSGFFGGLSGHQGAFRSAFLIKSGLSKEAFVGTGVVIAVIVDISRIAAYSGLLWSQEVRDNLSLIAIASLAAFVGAFAGRRLLKKITLRSVQLIVAGLLFFIATGLILGII
- a CDS encoding ArsR/SmtB family transcription factor, with amino-acid sequence MISNAQELADLFKVLSSPSRVKMLELIKNRSLCVSILAKELNMTPAAVSQHMRILRSAKLAKGEKRGNYVHYQADNEKLKKWQKKIRLFFEPPLT
- a CDS encoding type II toxin-antitoxin system HicB family antitoxin produces the protein MQLKNDYYTYRVTWSAEDSEYLGVCVEFPSLSWLSATPEAALKGIRHIVAEVIEDMQENGEVIPQPIAKKNYSGKFMVRVPPEVHRNLAIQAAEAGISINRLVSSRLSQ
- a CDS encoding sulfite exporter TauE/SafE family protein; this translates as MEISIFVYPVIFLASFVLSMAGLGGGLIFAPLFILMGFGQTPAVASSLLLNGLGAMTASFVYIRSRLVDFSLSVPLIISSCLAAPAGAMTARWVDQKYFLTAMSIVVLGAGIRMLMTSRMQFGDAAQRHVWSWSKLIQTTLLGLVIGFMGGMLGIGGGVFVVPLLVYLLHVHPKTAAATTAFIVFFSSFAGFFTHVAIEALNWNFLILAGLFSSAGGLLGSRLMSTKLSGNFVKRLFGVILLALAIYLFYRGIFQV